From the Desulfosarcina sp. BuS5 genome, one window contains:
- a CDS encoding membrane protein — MVSKSVKKGIFFGLTSGVITTLGLMVGLNAGTHSRLVVIGGICTIAIADALSDALGIHISEESENIHSIKEIWAATISTFLSKFLFALTFLLPVLIFQLQTAIFVNIAWGTAVLVLLSYKMASDSGSNPWAVIAEHLLIAALVIILTCLTGQWIDAIFA; from the coding sequence ATGGTAAGTAAATCTGTCAAAAAAGGGATTTTTTTTGGTCTTACGTCGGGTGTTATTACAACCCTGGGGCTTATGGTGGGCTTGAATGCAGGCACACACTCCAGACTTGTCGTGATAGGCGGTATATGCACCATAGCTATCGCAGATGCCCTTTCCGATGCGCTTGGCATACACATTTCTGAAGAGTCGGAAAACATACATAGCATAAAAGAGATATGGGCGGCTACCATATCAACCTTTTTATCGAAGTTTCTATTTGCGTTGACTTTTTTACTACCGGTTCTGATTTTTCAACTCCAAACAGCCATTTTTGTCAATATTGCATGGGGGACTGCGGTTCTGGTTCTGCTAAGTTATAAAATGGCGTCGGACAGCGGCTCAAACCCGTGGGCCGTAATTGCAGAACACCTCTTAATAGCCGCACTTGTAATCATACTCACATGCTTAACAGGCCAATGGATAGACGCAATATTTGCATAG
- a CDS encoding 6-phosphofructokinase, with product MQKKRSVSAEDLLSNPEVKKITGNINQEIIERRGYIPPVCKAFTKPLTALKENNNFNFKIHSEAAKHLPKIIDNKAQDIEGIDYPDESRKREYSTKRIIGVVFSGGPAPGGHNVIAGIYDAAKKANPESIIYGFLMGPDGIIESEAVELTDNIINAYRNLGGFSMIKTGRTKIDTQEKMALSKETCSKLDLDALVIVGGDDSNTNAAFLAQDMFDDGIQVIGVPKTIDGDVQVRDADGNVLCAISFGFHSAARAFAGSISNLCTDCSSDVKYWHICKVMGRVASHLALEVALQTHANLTLIGEDLADYIDESRLEKARKENRIDYIAYGMTLRHLSRVICDCIVQRAAAGKNYGVIVLPEGVLEFINEIQTFIIKLNTIIAEYNEIHDTDFHTEFPFLENKLEYLRRLARLCEEENKMSCWNRRDDDLFSDIPDFFKEGLLMERDSHGNFPFSQVETDKVLMEIVQDYLNILKEKGVYKIGIDRDYFVKTLKKDGVDPDSFGPVIFRNYDDGSALLLVKEKITSTKILKSSMTKGGVITEKEDIPASVKKIYNKSVPDFKTQSHFYGYDGRGTDPTRFDCNYTYNLGLTVFSLIAGGVTGYMAAIMNLDQNFADWKPIGIPIAPLMHLEERKGRLALVMEKSVVDINSAAFKVVKALRDKWLAAEPGADQYRNPGPIRFTGKSEEDRPITLVLNAIP from the coding sequence ATGCAGAAAAAAAGGAGTGTCAGCGCTGAAGACCTTTTGTCAAATCCGGAAGTTAAGAAAATAACCGGAAATATTAATCAGGAGATTATTGAAAGAAGAGGATACATACCCCCGGTATGCAAAGCGTTCACCAAGCCCCTTACGGCTTTAAAGGAAAATAATAATTTCAATTTTAAAATTCATAGTGAAGCGGCTAAGCATTTGCCGAAGATTATCGATAATAAGGCGCAGGATATTGAAGGAATCGATTACCCGGATGAATCCCGGAAAAGAGAATATTCCACAAAACGGATTATCGGCGTTGTTTTCTCAGGAGGCCCGGCTCCCGGTGGGCATAATGTAATTGCAGGTATTTATGATGCCGCAAAAAAAGCCAACCCTGAAAGCATAATATATGGTTTTCTTATGGGCCCGGACGGTATTATTGAAAGTGAAGCTGTTGAGCTTACAGACAATATTATAAATGCCTACAGGAATCTCGGAGGCTTTTCAATGATAAAGACAGGCCGTACAAAAATCGATACACAGGAAAAAATGGCACTGTCAAAAGAAACATGCAGCAAGCTTGATCTCGATGCTCTGGTTATCGTAGGAGGGGATGATTCTAATACAAATGCGGCTTTTCTGGCCCAGGATATGTTTGATGACGGAATTCAAGTCATTGGTGTCCCCAAAACAATAGACGGCGATGTACAGGTAAGGGATGCCGACGGAAATGTTTTATGCGCAATATCCTTTGGTTTCCATTCTGCTGCCAGAGCTTTTGCAGGTTCAATAAGCAACCTTTGCACAGATTGCAGTTCCGATGTAAAATACTGGCACATTTGCAAGGTAATGGGAAGGGTTGCAAGCCATTTGGCTTTGGAGGTAGCGCTTCAGACTCATGCAAATTTGACCCTTATAGGAGAGGACCTTGCCGACTACATAGATGAGTCGCGACTCGAGAAGGCTCGGAAGGAAAACAGAATAGACTATATAGCATACGGTATGACGCTCAGGCATCTTTCCAGGGTAATTTGTGACTGTATAGTGCAAAGAGCTGCTGCAGGCAAAAACTACGGTGTCATAGTACTACCCGAGGGCGTGCTTGAATTTATTAATGAGATTCAAACCTTTATAATCAAGCTGAATACGATTATTGCGGAATATAACGAAATTCACGATACTGACTTTCATACAGAATTTCCCTTTCTTGAGAATAAACTTGAATATTTAAGGAGGCTGGCAAGGCTTTGTGAGGAAGAGAATAAAATGTCATGCTGGAACAGAAGGGATGATGATCTGTTTAGTGATATTCCCGATTTCTTCAAGGAAGGGTTGCTGATGGAGCGTGACAGCCATGGGAATTTCCCCTTTTCCCAGGTGGAGACGGATAAAGTTCTGATGGAAATTGTTCAGGATTATCTGAATATTTTGAAAGAAAAGGGAGTCTACAAAATAGGAATAGACAGAGATTATTTTGTTAAGACTTTGAAAAAGGACGGAGTTGATCCTGATTCTTTCGGGCCTGTAATTTTCAGAAACTATGATGACGGCTCTGCACTGCTGCTTGTCAAAGAAAAAATTACATCAACTAAAATACTTAAGAGTTCCATGACAAAAGGTGGTGTTATAACAGAAAAGGAAGATATTCCTGCATCAGTGAAAAAAATATATAATAAGTCCGTTCCCGATTTTAAAACACAATCACATTTTTACGGCTATGATGGCAGGGGGACTGATCCAACAAGGTTTGACTGTAATTATACATATAATCTCGGTTTAACGGTTTTTAGCCTGATAGCCGGCGGCGTGACCGGCTATATGGCCGCAATCATGAATCTTGATCAAAACTTTGCTGATTGGAAGCCCATCGGAATTCCCATTGCTCCACTTATGCATCTTGAAGAAAGAAAGGGCAGGCTGGCTCTTGTGATGGAGAAGAGTGTCGTAGATATTAATTCAGCAGCTTTCAAGGTAGTCAAGGCTCTAAGGGATAAATGGCTTGCAGCTGAGCCCGGCGCCGATCAATACAGAAACCCCGGCCCTATACGTTTTACTGGCAAGAGCGAGGAGGATAGACCTATCACATTGGTTTTGAATGCAATACCATGA
- a CDS encoding NIL domain-containing protein, whose protein sequence is MYSKILVLRFSNKVVHNPVVCTLAKEFDLTFTILNATILPRKEGVMVLELSGSKNNFKNGVKYLKDQGVNVKNASQEIKRDDKKCTHCGACIAVCPTGALYIQRPEMLVVFDQQKCSVCELCIPACPPRAMKVRPKTGMIFDFQS, encoded by the coding sequence GTGTATTCTAAAATACTGGTTCTTCGCTTTTCAAACAAGGTAGTGCATAATCCCGTAGTCTGCACCCTTGCAAAAGAATTTGATCTTACTTTCACTATACTTAATGCCACCATACTTCCCAGGAAAGAGGGGGTTATGGTGCTTGAGCTTTCAGGATCAAAAAATAATTTTAAAAACGGCGTGAAGTATCTTAAAGATCAGGGAGTTAATGTAAAGAATGCTTCCCAGGAAATAAAGCGTGACGATAAAAAATGCACCCACTGCGGTGCATGCATCGCAGTCTGCCCCACAGGTGCCCTATATATTCAACGTCCTGAAATGCTGGTTGTTTTCGATCAACAAAAATGCAGTGTATGCGAGCTTTGTATCCCGGCATGTCCCCCCAGGGCAATGAAAGTTCGCCCCAAAACCGGGATGATTTTTGATTTTCAATCATGA
- a CDS encoding 2-oxoacid:acceptor oxidoreductase family protein, whose translation MLEIRFHGRGGQGAVVASILMSKAFFQAGYYVQSFPFFGIERRGAPIEAYLRISHSKIFIRTNVYTPDHIIVLDNTLLGSIDITRGLKPGGIILINATKDLKELSQFPGYRIAVVDATRIALRNHIGSRTNPIVNTSLMGAMSKILEIPPMDAVEKAVMEEAPAKQHENVKAAKEAFDAVEFYE comes from the coding sequence ATGCTGGAAATACGTTTTCACGGACGCGGTGGCCAAGGGGCTGTGGTTGCATCGATACTTATGTCAAAGGCCTTTTTCCAGGCAGGATATTATGTCCAGAGTTTTCCTTTTTTTGGAATTGAAAGAAGGGGAGCTCCCATTGAGGCATATTTAAGGATAAGTCACAGCAAAATTTTTATCAGAACCAATGTTTATACTCCTGATCATATTATAGTGCTGGATAATACCCTGCTCGGCAGTATAGATATAACGCGAGGCCTTAAACCAGGCGGAATAATATTAATTAACGCAACAAAAGACTTGAAAGAGCTGTCACAATTTCCAGGTTATAGAATAGCGGTTGTTGATGCTACACGAATAGCATTAAGAAACCATATAGGCTCCAGGACTAATCCGATTGTCAACACATCTCTTATGGGCGCCATGTCTAAAATTTTGGAGATACCACCCATGGATGCGGTTGAGAAGGCTGTAATGGAAGAGGCGCCTGCCAAACAGCATGAAAATGTTAAAGCAGCAAAAGAAGCTTTTGATGCAGTGGAATTCTATGAATAA